Proteins encoded in a region of the Mycolicibacterium duvalii genome:
- the panB gene encoding 3-methyl-2-oxobutanoate hydroxymethyltransferase: MSEQTVYGAASTPKPRVKVRTHHLHKWKAEGHKWAMLTAYDYSSAAIFDDAQIPVLLVGDSAANVVYGYDTTVPVTVDELIPLVRGVVRGAPHALVVADLPFGSYEGGPAAALATATRFLKESGAHAVKLEGGERVAEQIATLSAAGIPVMAHIGFTPQSVNGLGGFRVQGRGDAAEQTIHDAIAVQEAGAFAVVMEMVPAELATQITGKLTIPTVGIGAGPNCDAQVLVWQDMAGMTHGRTAKFVKRFGAVGDELRRAAVQYAEEVAAGVFPAEEHSF, encoded by the coding sequence ATGTCCGAGCAGACTGTCTACGGAGCCGCCAGCACGCCCAAACCACGGGTCAAGGTGCGTACCCACCATTTGCACAAGTGGAAGGCCGAAGGCCACAAATGGGCCATGCTGACCGCCTACGATTACTCGTCGGCCGCGATCTTCGACGACGCCCAGATCCCCGTGCTTCTGGTCGGTGACTCCGCGGCCAATGTGGTCTACGGCTACGACACCACCGTGCCGGTCACCGTCGACGAGCTGATCCCGCTGGTCCGTGGTGTCGTGCGCGGCGCACCGCATGCGCTGGTGGTGGCCGATCTGCCGTTCGGCAGCTACGAGGGCGGCCCGGCTGCGGCGCTGGCCACGGCCACGCGGTTCCTCAAGGAGAGCGGCGCGCACGCCGTCAAACTCGAGGGCGGCGAGCGCGTCGCGGAGCAGATCGCCACGCTCAGCGCGGCCGGCATCCCGGTGATGGCACACATCGGCTTCACCCCGCAGAGCGTCAACGGCCTCGGCGGCTTCCGGGTCCAGGGCCGCGGCGACGCCGCCGAGCAGACCATCCACGACGCGATCGCGGTACAGGAGGCCGGCGCCTTCGCGGTGGTCATGGAGATGGTGCCCGCCGAGCTGGCCACCCAGATCACCGGCAAGCTGACCATCCCCACCGTGGGGATCGGCGCCGGCCCCAACTGCGACGCACAGGTGCTGGTGTGGCAGGACATGGCCGGCATGACCCACGGCAGGACCGCGAAGTTCGTCAAGCGGTTCGGAGCCGTCGGCGACGAGTTGCGCCGGGCGGCCGTGCAGTACGCCGAGGAGGTTGCCGCCGGCGTCTTCCCCGCCGAGGAGCACTCCTTTTAG
- a CDS encoding enoyl-CoA hydratase/isomerase family protein, whose translation MSDYQTLSFEQTGAIARITLNRPDAANGMNATMTRELAAAAARCDVPATKVVLITGAGRFFCAGGDLKDFSSAPSRGAHIKGVADDLHRAISTFARCDAVVITAVNGTAAGAGFSLAVTGDLVLAAESASFTMAYTRVGLSPDGSSSYYLPRLIGIARTKQLMLTNRTLSATEAADWGLVTEVVPTDTLAARADELAEQMAATSAGSNGGVKTLLLDTFGNGLEQQMELESRLIAARAESADGREGVDAFLAKRRADFA comes from the coding sequence GTGAGCGACTACCAGACCCTGAGCTTCGAGCAGACCGGCGCGATCGCCCGGATCACGCTGAATCGGCCCGACGCCGCCAACGGCATGAACGCGACCATGACTCGCGAGCTGGCCGCCGCGGCGGCGCGGTGTGACGTTCCGGCGACCAAGGTGGTGTTGATCACCGGTGCCGGCCGGTTCTTCTGCGCCGGAGGCGATCTCAAGGACTTTTCCTCGGCGCCGAGCCGGGGGGCCCACATCAAGGGCGTCGCCGACGATCTCCACCGCGCGATCTCCACATTCGCGCGCTGCGACGCGGTGGTCATCACGGCGGTCAACGGCACCGCCGCCGGCGCGGGCTTCTCGCTGGCCGTGACCGGCGACCTGGTGCTGGCCGCCGAGTCGGCGTCGTTCACGATGGCCTACACCCGGGTCGGGCTCAGCCCCGACGGCAGCTCGTCGTACTACCTACCGCGGCTGATCGGCATCGCCAGGACCAAGCAGCTGATGCTGACCAACCGCACGCTGAGCGCTACGGAGGCCGCCGACTGGGGGCTGGTCACCGAGGTGGTTCCCACTGACACGCTGGCCGCGCGCGCCGACGAGCTCGCCGAACAGATGGCCGCGACCTCGGCCGGTTCCAACGGCGGCGTCAAAACCTTGCTGCTGGACACGTTCGGCAACGGCCTGGAACAGCAGATGGAGCTCGAGTCCCGGCTGATCGCGGCGCGCGCGGAATCGGCCGACGGTAGGGAAGGCGTCGACGCGTTCCTGGCCAAACGCCGCGCCGACTTCGCCTAA
- a CDS encoding alpha/beta hydrolase codes for MSLITGAARSGLALAAAVTVVAGCSNLVQGTAVISVPLPGTPIQWGPCEAADGPSDQAMIPPDAECGMLSVPVNWDNPDAPDGDIAQLAMIRFQATGEKIGSLLINPGGPGESGVDAAIGMLPTLPRELRQRFDLVGFDPRGVARSAPAVWCNSDEDNDRLRADNVVEYTPEGVAHMETQTKEFIERCVDKMGKEFLANVGTASVVKDLDAMREALGDEKLTYLGYSYGTRIGAGYAEAYPQNVRAMILDGAIDPNADPLEADVRQAAAFQQAFDDYAADCAKSPDCPLGTDPAKAVDEYHDLVWPLVDEPAKTSDPRGLSYNDALVGTILPLYSPTLWRHLTVALTEIENGRGDTMLALSDLYMGRDAEGHYSNKTDARIAINCVDKPAITDRDKLVELDRRTREVAPFMSYGEFTGYAPMSACAMWPVPRTTDQREIKVNGLPPVLVISTTNDPATPYQAGVDLARQLGGTLLTYEGTQHTVSLQGDKCIDDIATRYLVDLTLPPPDTRC; via the coding sequence ATGAGCCTCATCACCGGGGCCGCGCGCAGCGGCCTGGCCCTCGCTGCGGCGGTGACCGTCGTGGCCGGATGCAGCAATCTGGTGCAGGGCACGGCGGTGATCTCGGTACCCCTGCCGGGCACACCGATCCAGTGGGGCCCGTGCGAGGCGGCCGACGGACCGTCCGATCAGGCCATGATCCCGCCCGACGCCGAGTGCGGCATGTTGTCCGTGCCCGTCAACTGGGACAACCCCGACGCCCCCGACGGTGACATCGCCCAGTTGGCGATGATCCGGTTCCAGGCCACCGGCGAGAAGATCGGCTCGTTGCTGATCAACCCGGGCGGCCCGGGCGAGTCGGGCGTCGACGCCGCGATCGGCATGCTGCCGACCCTGCCCCGGGAACTGCGCCAGCGCTTCGACCTGGTCGGCTTCGATCCACGCGGCGTCGCGCGGTCGGCGCCGGCGGTGTGGTGCAACAGCGACGAGGACAACGACCGGCTGCGCGCCGACAACGTCGTCGAATACACCCCTGAGGGGGTGGCGCACATGGAGACCCAGACCAAAGAGTTCATCGAGCGCTGCGTCGACAAGATGGGCAAGGAGTTCCTGGCCAACGTCGGAACCGCCAGTGTGGTCAAGGATCTCGATGCGATGCGGGAGGCCCTCGGCGACGAGAAGCTCACCTACCTGGGATATTCCTACGGCACCCGGATCGGCGCCGGCTACGCCGAGGCCTATCCGCAGAACGTGCGCGCCATGATCCTCGACGGCGCGATCGACCCGAACGCCGATCCGCTCGAGGCCGATGTGCGGCAGGCCGCGGCGTTCCAACAGGCCTTCGACGACTACGCGGCCGACTGCGCCAAGAGTCCCGACTGCCCGCTGGGGACCGACCCGGCCAAGGCGGTCGACGAATACCACGACCTGGTGTGGCCGTTGGTCGACGAGCCGGCCAAAACCAGCGATCCGCGGGGACTGAGCTACAACGATGCGCTGGTCGGCACCATCCTGCCGCTGTATTCGCCGACGTTGTGGCGGCACCTGACCGTGGCGCTGACCGAGATCGAGAACGGTCGCGGCGACACCATGCTGGCGCTGTCCGACCTGTACATGGGGCGTGACGCCGAGGGTCACTACAGCAACAAGACCGACGCCCGGATCGCGATCAACTGCGTGGACAAACCCGCGATCACCGACCGCGACAAGCTCGTCGAGCTGGACCGCCGCACCCGCGAGGTCGCACCGTTCATGAGCTACGGCGAGTTCACCGGCTACGCCCCGATGTCGGCCTGCGCCATGTGGCCCGTGCCGCGCACCACCGACCAGCGCGAGATCAAGGTCAACGGGTTGCCCCCGGTGCTGGTGATCTCGACCACCAATGATCCGGCCACGCCGTACCAGGCCGGGGTGGATCTGGCCCGCCAGCTCGGCGGCACGTTGCTGACCTACGAAGGCACTCAGCACACCGTGTCATTGCAGGGCGACAAGTGCATCGACGACATCGCGACGCGCTATCTGG
- a CDS encoding WS/DGAT/MGAT family O-acyltransferase, whose product MQRLSGLDASFLYLETAAQPLHVCSILELDTTTMPGGYTFDRFRDGLNLRIKAMPEFREKLADNRFNLDHPVWVEDKDFDVDRHLHRIGLPSPGGRVELAQICGHIASLPLDRSRPLWEMWVIENYCGTGADPDAEQCRIAVMTKVHHASVDGVTGANLLSKLCSTEPDAPPPDPVDGPGDATGLEIAVSGAVRFATRPLRLTNVVPATVSTVVDTVRRARNGLTMASPFSAPKTAFNANVTSHRNVAFTQLDLEDVKTVKNHFGVKVNDVVMALVSGGLRAFLLERGELPGNSLVAMVPVSVHERSDRPGRNQVSGMFSRLETNIDDPAERLRAIADANGVAKQHSSAIGATLLQDWTQFAAPAVFGAAMRVYASSRLGGARPVHNLVVSNVPGPQMPLYMLGCEVKAMYPLGPIFHGSGLNMTVMSLNGNLDVGMVSCPELLPDLWTLADNFAPALAELVDATR is encoded by the coding sequence ATGCAACGTCTCAGCGGGTTGGACGCCAGTTTTCTCTATCTCGAGACGGCAGCGCAGCCCCTGCACGTGTGCTCGATCCTCGAACTCGACACCACGACGATGCCCGGCGGTTACACATTCGACCGGTTCCGCGACGGGTTGAACCTGCGAATCAAGGCAATGCCGGAGTTCCGGGAGAAGCTGGCGGACAACCGGTTCAACCTGGACCATCCGGTGTGGGTGGAGGACAAGGACTTCGACGTCGACCGGCACCTGCACCGCATCGGTCTGCCGTCGCCGGGCGGCCGTGTCGAACTGGCCCAGATCTGCGGCCACATCGCGTCGCTACCCCTGGACCGCTCCCGGCCACTGTGGGAAATGTGGGTCATCGAGAATTACTGCGGTACCGGCGCCGACCCGGACGCCGAGCAGTGTCGCATCGCCGTGATGACCAAGGTGCACCACGCCAGCGTCGACGGTGTGACGGGTGCCAATCTGCTGTCGAAGCTGTGCTCGACCGAGCCGGACGCCCCGCCGCCGGACCCGGTCGACGGGCCCGGCGACGCCACCGGGCTCGAGATCGCGGTCAGCGGCGCGGTGCGGTTCGCCACGAGGCCGCTGCGGCTAACCAACGTGGTGCCGGCCACGGTGTCGACGGTGGTGGACACAGTCCGACGCGCGCGTAACGGTCTGACCATGGCGTCTCCGTTCAGCGCGCCCAAGACCGCGTTCAACGCCAACGTCACCAGTCACCGCAACGTCGCGTTCACCCAACTTGACCTCGAGGACGTCAAAACGGTCAAGAACCACTTCGGCGTGAAGGTCAACGACGTCGTGATGGCGTTGGTGTCCGGGGGGCTGCGCGCGTTCCTGCTCGAGCGCGGCGAACTGCCCGGCAACTCGCTGGTCGCGATGGTTCCGGTGTCGGTGCATGAGCGCTCCGACCGTCCGGGACGCAACCAGGTCTCGGGAATGTTCTCGCGGCTGGAGACCAATATCGACGACCCGGCTGAGCGCCTGCGAGCCATCGCTGATGCCAACGGTGTTGCCAAACAACACTCTTCGGCCATCGGCGCGACGCTGCTGCAGGACTGGACGCAGTTCGCCGCGCCCGCGGTGTTCGGCGCCGCGATGCGGGTGTATGCCAGTAGCAGACTCGGCGGCGCTCGACCGGTGCACAACCTCGTGGTGTCCAACGTGCCGGGACCGCAGATGCCGCTGTACATGCTCGGCTGCGAGGTCAAGGCGATGTACCCGCTGGGCCCGATCTTCCACGGCAGCGGGCTGAACATGACGGTGATGTCACTCAACGGCAACCTCGACGTCGGGATGGTCTCCTGCCCCGAACTGCTGCCCGACCTGTGGACCCTGGCGGACAACTTCGCGCCGGCGCTGGCCGAACTGGTCGACGCGACACGCTAG
- a CDS encoding fatty acyl-AMP ligase: MSPEMRLEDYLDREGNIAIPSGVTLTSFLDRNVELFGDQPAYRYLDFDHDRTVELNWSALGVRLRAIGGRLQHLTRPGDRVAILAPQGVDYVVAFFAAIQAGTIAVPLFAPELPGHAERLDAVLDDARPTVVLTTTSAAKAVGDFLRTLPRDRRPRMIAVDAVPDSVGAGFLPVPLDTDAIAYLQYTSGSTRTPAGVQITHRSACTNVVQMIMSIGLDWDIRSVSWLPLFHDMGLLMIMFPALTGGHITLMSPVAFVRRPYRWIKELGATDKPMFAAAPNFAFELAATRGLPPAGEHLDLSNVAGLINGSEPVNMASVEKFVDAFAPYGLQPSAIKPSYGMAEATLFVSTTPADSVPTAVYLDRHELNAGRAVKVAADHPDAVAQVSCGHVARSQWAVVVAPDTEAELPDGRVGEIWLHGDNIGTGYWGRPKETELTFVNKLQTRQETGSHAEGCAEGAHWLRTGDLGVYIDGQLHITGRIKDMVIVDGRNHYPQDIEATVAQASSAVRTGFVAAFSVPGATGEVLAIVAERAAGAGRVDAAPVTEAIRAAVSRKHALPIDDVKLVAAGTIPRTTSGKLARRACRAGYLDGML; encoded by the coding sequence ATGAGTCCAGAGATGAGGCTTGAGGATTATCTCGACCGCGAGGGCAACATCGCGATCCCGTCGGGTGTCACGCTGACGTCCTTCCTCGACCGCAACGTCGAGTTGTTCGGTGATCAGCCGGCCTATCGTTATCTCGATTTCGACCATGACCGCACCGTCGAGCTGAACTGGTCGGCTCTCGGGGTGCGGTTGCGCGCCATCGGTGGTCGGCTGCAACACCTCACCCGTCCCGGTGACCGGGTCGCGATCCTGGCGCCGCAGGGCGTCGACTACGTCGTGGCGTTCTTCGCGGCGATCCAGGCCGGGACCATTGCGGTGCCGTTGTTCGCGCCGGAGCTGCCCGGGCACGCCGAGCGGCTCGACGCCGTCCTCGACGACGCCCGCCCGACGGTGGTGTTGACCACGACGTCGGCGGCCAAGGCTGTCGGCGACTTCCTGCGGACGCTGCCGCGGGACCGCCGGCCCCGGATGATCGCCGTGGACGCGGTGCCCGACAGCGTCGGCGCCGGTTTCCTGCCGGTCCCGCTGGACACCGATGCGATCGCCTATCTGCAGTACACGTCGGGCTCCACCCGCACCCCGGCAGGGGTGCAGATCACGCACCGCTCGGCGTGCACCAACGTCGTGCAGATGATCATGTCGATCGGGCTGGACTGGGACATTCGCAGCGTCAGCTGGCTGCCGTTGTTCCACGACATGGGCCTGTTGATGATCATGTTCCCGGCGCTGACGGGCGGCCACATCACCCTGATGTCGCCGGTGGCATTCGTGCGCCGGCCGTACCGGTGGATCAAGGAGCTGGGCGCCACCGACAAACCGATGTTCGCCGCGGCGCCCAACTTCGCGTTCGAACTGGCCGCCACGCGGGGCCTGCCGCCGGCGGGGGAGCACCTCGACCTGAGCAACGTGGCGGGCCTGATCAACGGCTCCGAGCCGGTCAACATGGCCTCGGTGGAGAAATTCGTCGACGCGTTCGCGCCGTACGGTCTGCAGCCGAGCGCGATCAAGCCGTCCTACGGTATGGCCGAGGCGACACTGTTCGTCTCCACCACGCCGGCCGATTCCGTGCCGACGGCGGTGTACCTCGACCGGCACGAGCTCAACGCCGGGCGCGCGGTGAAGGTGGCCGCCGATCATCCCGACGCGGTGGCGCAGGTGTCCTGCGGTCACGTCGCGCGCAGCCAGTGGGCGGTCGTCGTCGCACCGGACACCGAGGCCGAACTGCCCGACGGCCGTGTCGGCGAGATCTGGTTGCACGGCGACAACATCGGCACCGGCTACTGGGGCCGACCCAAGGAAACCGAACTGACCTTCGTCAACAAGCTGCAGACGCGCCAGGAGACCGGCAGCCACGCCGAAGGCTGCGCCGAGGGGGCGCACTGGCTGCGCACCGGCGACCTCGGTGTCTACATCGACGGTCAACTGCACATCACCGGCCGGATCAAGGACATGGTGATCGTCGACGGGCGCAATCATTATCCGCAAGACATCGAAGCGACCGTCGCGCAAGCATCCTCGGCGGTGCGAACCGGATTCGTCGCGGCGTTCTCGGTGCCGGGTGCCACCGGTGAGGTGCTGGCGATCGTCGCCGAACGGGCCGCCGGGGCGGGCCGGGTCGATGCCGCACCGGTCACCGAGGCCATCCGTGCAGCGGTGTCGCGTAAGCACGCGTTGCCGATAGACGACGTGAAACTCGTTGCCGCAGGCACCATTCCGCGTACCACCAGCGGCAAGCTGGCGCGACGGGCGTGCCGGGCCGGATATCTGGACGGCATGCTGTAA